One Danio aesculapii chromosome 22, fDanAes4.1, whole genome shotgun sequence genomic window carries:
- the atrip gene encoding ATR-interacting protein isoform X1 codes for MDFPPSKRLKGPQVKTGPDPFDDDIDFTQDDLEQIDIIASQAISADVQNSSSKRSFDSVFACADEPSKAPVRSGRKTFALGDACSSSTYNNTHAQRKDTSADGHSTKDGDDLYYKQLEEQQAELKKKLKEVEEEILMKNGEIRVLRDSLKQAHQEREQHRQAQIILEKEKTQAQSDREKELSRKVQSLQSELHFKEAEMNEMRGKLQSVERGGKQSSTPARPVVKSPVSRTFMTKENFSAELSKRTSPVKPGSSSDAQSRCLLPEDQRLQQCMTSDLQKEGCVLLKLLLQQPLDPSALGLCHLLSISPDALPNLLTQHACISPGSLSTSSSSSTDLRSFPRSPSRFHHLQSLAMSALTALSLHQPTTVSPLLSCPSAVHFLPLLSFHISTYCQSLEVFDSSTKTSLHSGSLSGSSDSSLSSILEESLSGQEELALAALRALQHIVCYSKEALEDVIRMQTSKNVLGEMQNQMPVLRRVLQLADPAFSTAAGHREALVGCSWKILSVLAERAQDNLISRLQVVMSNSVLCKCLTLETTYRIVHLCVRFLSFIICNDEMATKLCSHDYPCPFLKIFQYVTSRPHKSSTEDAWSCLELVVIRLLTKLFTQKTGTWVALCESSCQCVNEVVRTVVVVLHRQWLKTKCRGGQTVGTRIRSSPGLQVLREALMLLHWLLLKDSAFSEHCLDVLHMYDQVIPAIRDTFRQLPDLSESEELALEEICRSETEYVEDMDVETGS; via the exons CATTGATTTCACCCAAGATGATCTGGAGCAGATTGATATCATTGCATCTCAGGCCATCAGCGCAGACGTCCAGAACAGCAGCTCCAAGAGATCTTTCGACTCTGTGTTTGCCTGCGCTGATGAACCAAGCAAAGCTCCAGTGAGGTCTGGACGGAAAACATTCGCCCTCGGAGACGCTTGCAGCAGCAGCACTTACAACAACACACACGCTCAAAGAAAAGACACGTCTG CAGATGGTCATTCCACTAAAGATGGAGATGATCTCTACTACAAACAATTAGAGGAACAGCAAGCAGAACTGAAGAAAAAG CTgaaggaggtggaggaggagatCCTGATGAAGAACGGGGAGATTCGAGTGCTGCGGGACTCTCTGAAACAGGCTCATCAGGAGCGCGAGCAGCACCGGCAGGCACAGATCATCCTGGAGAAGGAGAAAACTCAGGCTCAGAGCGACCGAGAGAAGGAGCTCTCCAGGAAG GTGCAGTCCCTGCAGTCGGAGCTGCACTTTAAAGAGGCTGAGATGAACGAGATGAGAGGGAAACTGCAGAGCGTGGAGCGCGGAGGAAAGCAGAGCAGCACACCTGCACGACCAGT TGTTAAGTCTCCTGTGAGCCGAACGTTTATGACAAAGGAAAACTTCTCGGCCGAACTCTCAAAGAGAACGTCTCCAGTCAAACCAGGCTCTTCATCAGATG CACAGTCCAGATGTTTACTCCCAGAAGATCAGCGATTGCAGCAATGCATGACCTCTGATCTTCAAAAGGAAG GATGTGTGTTACTAAAGCTGCTCCTCCAGCAGCCTCTGGACCCCAGTGCTCTGGGTCTCTGTCATCTGCTGTCCATCAGTCCTGATGCTCTGCCCAACTTACTGACACAACACGCATGCATCAGTCC TGGATCGTTGTCGACCTCCAGCTCGTCCTCCACAGACCTCCGCTCGTTTCCTCGTTCTCCGTCTCGGTTCCACCACCTCCAGAGTCTGGCCATGTCCGCTCTCACAGCTCTCTCTCTCCATCAGCCCACCACTGTCTCTCCCCTCTTGTCCTGCCCGTCAGCAGTGCACTTCCTCCCCCTGCTTTCCTTCCACATTAGCACCTACTGTCAGTCTCTAGAGGTCTTCGACTCCTCCACCAAAACCTCTCTCCACAGCGGCTCTCTGTCCGGCTCTTCAGACTCCAGTCTGAGCTCCATTCTGGAGGAGTCTCTAAGCGGACAGGAGGAGTTGGCTCTGGCGGCCCTCAGAGCGCTTCAGCACATCGTCTGCTACAGTAAAGAGGCTCTGGAGGATGTGATTCGGATGCAGACTTCCAAAAACGTGCTTGGGGAAATGCAAAATCAGATGCCGGTCCTGAGGAGGGTTTTACAACTGGCAGATCCGGCGTTCAGTACCGCCGCGGGACATCGGGAGGCGCTAGTGGGCTGCAGTTGGAAGATTCTCAGTGTGCTGGCAGAGAGAGCGCAGGACAACCTGATCTCCAG GCTCCAGGTGGTCATGTCCAATTCCGTGCTGTGTAAATGCCTGACTCTGGAGACCACGTACAGAATTGTCCATCTGTGTGTGAGATTTCTGTCGTTTATCATCTGTAATGACGAGATGGCCACTAAACTCTGCTCGCATGACT ATCCGTGTCCTTTTCTCAAAATATTCCAGTACGTCACATCCAGACCGCATAAATCCTCTACTGAGGACGCATGGAGTTGCTTGGAGCTTGTG GTCATCCGGTTATTGACTAAGCTGTTCACACAGAAGACTGGAACATGGGTGGCTCTGTGCGAATCATCCTGCCAGTGTGTTAATGAg GTGGTACGGACTGTCGTTGTTGTTTTACACCGACAGTGGCTGAAAACGAAATGCAGAGGAGGTCAAACGGTGGGTACTCGGATCAGGTCGAGTCCTGGATTGCAGGTACTGAGAGAAGCACTGATGTTACTGCACTGGCTGCTGTTGAAGGATTCTGCATTTTCCGAACACTGTCTGGACGTCTTACACATGTACGATCAGGTCATTCCTGCTATCAGAGACACTTTCCGTCAGCTTCCAGATCTGTCCGAGAGCGAAG AACTGGCTCTGGAGGAGATCTGCAGGTCTGAAACAGAGTATGTTGAGGACATGGATGTGGAAACAGGGTCATAA
- the atrip gene encoding ATR-interacting protein isoform X2: MDFPPSKRLKGPQVKTGPDPFDDDIDFTQDDLEQIDIIASQAISADVQNSSSKRSFDSVFACADEPSKAPVRSGRKTFALGDACSSSTYNNTHAQRKDTSDGHSTKDGDDLYYKQLEEQQAELKKKLKEVEEEILMKNGEIRVLRDSLKQAHQEREQHRQAQIILEKEKTQAQSDREKELSRKVQSLQSELHFKEAEMNEMRGKLQSVERGGKQSSTPARPVVKSPVSRTFMTKENFSAELSKRTSPVKPGSSSDAQSRCLLPEDQRLQQCMTSDLQKEGCVLLKLLLQQPLDPSALGLCHLLSISPDALPNLLTQHACISPGSLSTSSSSSTDLRSFPRSPSRFHHLQSLAMSALTALSLHQPTTVSPLLSCPSAVHFLPLLSFHISTYCQSLEVFDSSTKTSLHSGSLSGSSDSSLSSILEESLSGQEELALAALRALQHIVCYSKEALEDVIRMQTSKNVLGEMQNQMPVLRRVLQLADPAFSTAAGHREALVGCSWKILSVLAERAQDNLISRLQVVMSNSVLCKCLTLETTYRIVHLCVRFLSFIICNDEMATKLCSHDYPCPFLKIFQYVTSRPHKSSTEDAWSCLELVVIRLLTKLFTQKTGTWVALCESSCQCVNEVVRTVVVVLHRQWLKTKCRGGQTVGTRIRSSPGLQVLREALMLLHWLLLKDSAFSEHCLDVLHMYDQVIPAIRDTFRQLPDLSESEELALEEICRSETEYVEDMDVETGS; encoded by the exons CATTGATTTCACCCAAGATGATCTGGAGCAGATTGATATCATTGCATCTCAGGCCATCAGCGCAGACGTCCAGAACAGCAGCTCCAAGAGATCTTTCGACTCTGTGTTTGCCTGCGCTGATGAACCAAGCAAAGCTCCAGTGAGGTCTGGACGGAAAACATTCGCCCTCGGAGACGCTTGCAGCAGCAGCACTTACAACAACACACACGCTCAAAGAAAAGACACGTCTG ATGGTCATTCCACTAAAGATGGAGATGATCTCTACTACAAACAATTAGAGGAACAGCAAGCAGAACTGAAGAAAAAG CTgaaggaggtggaggaggagatCCTGATGAAGAACGGGGAGATTCGAGTGCTGCGGGACTCTCTGAAACAGGCTCATCAGGAGCGCGAGCAGCACCGGCAGGCACAGATCATCCTGGAGAAGGAGAAAACTCAGGCTCAGAGCGACCGAGAGAAGGAGCTCTCCAGGAAG GTGCAGTCCCTGCAGTCGGAGCTGCACTTTAAAGAGGCTGAGATGAACGAGATGAGAGGGAAACTGCAGAGCGTGGAGCGCGGAGGAAAGCAGAGCAGCACACCTGCACGACCAGT TGTTAAGTCTCCTGTGAGCCGAACGTTTATGACAAAGGAAAACTTCTCGGCCGAACTCTCAAAGAGAACGTCTCCAGTCAAACCAGGCTCTTCATCAGATG CACAGTCCAGATGTTTACTCCCAGAAGATCAGCGATTGCAGCAATGCATGACCTCTGATCTTCAAAAGGAAG GATGTGTGTTACTAAAGCTGCTCCTCCAGCAGCCTCTGGACCCCAGTGCTCTGGGTCTCTGTCATCTGCTGTCCATCAGTCCTGATGCTCTGCCCAACTTACTGACACAACACGCATGCATCAGTCC TGGATCGTTGTCGACCTCCAGCTCGTCCTCCACAGACCTCCGCTCGTTTCCTCGTTCTCCGTCTCGGTTCCACCACCTCCAGAGTCTGGCCATGTCCGCTCTCACAGCTCTCTCTCTCCATCAGCCCACCACTGTCTCTCCCCTCTTGTCCTGCCCGTCAGCAGTGCACTTCCTCCCCCTGCTTTCCTTCCACATTAGCACCTACTGTCAGTCTCTAGAGGTCTTCGACTCCTCCACCAAAACCTCTCTCCACAGCGGCTCTCTGTCCGGCTCTTCAGACTCCAGTCTGAGCTCCATTCTGGAGGAGTCTCTAAGCGGACAGGAGGAGTTGGCTCTGGCGGCCCTCAGAGCGCTTCAGCACATCGTCTGCTACAGTAAAGAGGCTCTGGAGGATGTGATTCGGATGCAGACTTCCAAAAACGTGCTTGGGGAAATGCAAAATCAGATGCCGGTCCTGAGGAGGGTTTTACAACTGGCAGATCCGGCGTTCAGTACCGCCGCGGGACATCGGGAGGCGCTAGTGGGCTGCAGTTGGAAGATTCTCAGTGTGCTGGCAGAGAGAGCGCAGGACAACCTGATCTCCAG GCTCCAGGTGGTCATGTCCAATTCCGTGCTGTGTAAATGCCTGACTCTGGAGACCACGTACAGAATTGTCCATCTGTGTGTGAGATTTCTGTCGTTTATCATCTGTAATGACGAGATGGCCACTAAACTCTGCTCGCATGACT ATCCGTGTCCTTTTCTCAAAATATTCCAGTACGTCACATCCAGACCGCATAAATCCTCTACTGAGGACGCATGGAGTTGCTTGGAGCTTGTG GTCATCCGGTTATTGACTAAGCTGTTCACACAGAAGACTGGAACATGGGTGGCTCTGTGCGAATCATCCTGCCAGTGTGTTAATGAg GTGGTACGGACTGTCGTTGTTGTTTTACACCGACAGTGGCTGAAAACGAAATGCAGAGGAGGTCAAACGGTGGGTACTCGGATCAGGTCGAGTCCTGGATTGCAGGTACTGAGAGAAGCACTGATGTTACTGCACTGGCTGCTGTTGAAGGATTCTGCATTTTCCGAACACTGTCTGGACGTCTTACACATGTACGATCAGGTCATTCCTGCTATCAGAGACACTTTCCGTCAGCTTCCAGATCTGTCCGAGAGCGAAG AACTGGCTCTGGAGGAGATCTGCAGGTCTGAAACAGAGTATGTTGAGGACATGGATGTGGAAACAGGGTCATAA